One genomic segment of Pedobacter endophyticus includes these proteins:
- a CDS encoding Maf family protein gives MLKHLPIILASKSPRRQELLSLMDLNFRVELKDVDESYPGNLEPAEIAVYIAEQKAKAFEAAGEIVITADTIVAINGEILGKPKDVAQAREMLRKLSGEKHEVFTGVTLVKGEYIESFFDRTTVYFREVTADEIDFYIENYKPFDKAGSYGIQDWWGNTVVQRIEGSYTNVMGLPTEKLYQALLRL, from the coding sequence ATGTTAAAACACTTACCTATTATACTGGCTTCAAAATCGCCACGCCGCCAGGAACTCTTATCGTTAATGGACCTTAATTTTAGGGTGGAGCTTAAAGACGTTGATGAAAGCTATCCCGGAAACCTCGAACCTGCGGAGATTGCCGTTTACATTGCCGAACAAAAGGCGAAAGCTTTTGAAGCTGCAGGCGAGATTGTAATTACAGCCGATACCATTGTGGCCATAAACGGAGAGATTTTGGGCAAACCGAAAGATGTTGCCCAAGCCCGGGAAATGTTGAGAAAGCTTTCTGGAGAAAAACACGAGGTTTTTACTGGCGTTACCCTTGTTAAGGGCGAATATATCGAGTCGTTCTTCGACCGTACAACAGTATATTTCAGGGAAGTTACCGCAGACGAAATTGATTTCTATATCGAAAATTACAAGCCTTTTGATAAGGCCGGAAGCTACGGCATTCAAGATTGGTGGGGCAACACCGTTGTGCAGCGCATAGAGGGATCGTATACCAATGTAATGGGCTTGCCCACAGAGAAGCTTTACCAGGCACTTTTGAGATTATAA
- a CDS encoding Ppx/GppA phosphatase family protein has translation MRIAAIDLGTNTFHLLIAEVGGANINVLFKTNVPVKLGEGRINENVIIPAAFERGISCLKDFNSKIIDFGVDTVVATATSAVRSAQNGQEFVAAAKAEANISIAVISGDEEAELIYKGVKLSGAVSARSLIMDIGGGSVEFILCDEDELIWKKSYNIGAARLMQQFFKTDPISDNDKNAILFHIQNELADLFEIAAQFQPTTLIGSAGAFETFAELIERKHLRTIDLANLKTYQFNFDDYIAISLQLLNATHQQRAEMPGMIPLRIDMVMMATLITNYVLGRLKINNLVLSTYDLKMGIIANALNNA, from the coding sequence ATGCGCATTGCAGCCATCGATCTTGGAACCAACACTTTTCATTTGCTTATTGCCGAAGTGGGTGGGGCGAATATTAACGTGCTGTTTAAAACAAACGTTCCGGTAAAGCTGGGTGAAGGAAGAATAAACGAGAACGTTATTATCCCGGCGGCATTTGAGCGGGGAATCAGTTGTTTGAAAGACTTTAATTCGAAGATTATTGATTTTGGGGTAGATACGGTTGTTGCGACCGCTACATCGGCGGTTAGAAGTGCCCAAAACGGGCAAGAATTTGTTGCTGCTGCGAAAGCCGAAGCCAATATCAGCATAGCGGTAATTAGTGGCGATGAAGAGGCGGAACTGATTTATAAGGGCGTAAAGCTGAGCGGCGCAGTAAGCGCTCGATCGTTAATTATGGATATTGGAGGGGGTAGCGTAGAGTTTATATTGTGCGATGAAGATGAGCTGATTTGGAAGAAAAGTTACAACATTGGTGCCGCCCGGCTGATGCAACAGTTCTTTAAAACCGATCCCATTTCTGATAACGACAAAAATGCTATTCTCTTCCATATCCAAAACGAATTGGCCGATTTATTTGAAATTGCAGCACAGTTTCAACCTACAACTTTAATTGGGTCGGCAGGTGCTTTCGAAACTTTTGCAGAGCTTATTGAGCGGAAACACCTTCGGACGATTGATCTTGCAAACTTAAAAACCTACCAGTTCAATTTTGATGATTACATTGCAATAAGTTTGCAATTACTGAACGCCACGCACCAGCAACGGGCTGAAATGCCGGGCATGATTCCGTTACGTATAGACATGGTAATGATGGCAACGCTGATTACCAACTATGTGCTGGGCAGACTAAAAATCAACAACTTAGTGCTTTCTACCTACGATTTAAAAATGGGAATTATAGCGAATGCACTTAACAATGCTTGA
- the dnaJ gene encoding molecular chaperone DnaJ, with protein MSKRDYYDVLGVSKSSSADEIKKAYRKMAIKYHPDKNPGDKTAEDKFKEAAEAYEVLSSPEKKQRYDQFGHAGVGSSASGGYGGGSMNMDDIFSNFGDIFGGHNPFESFFGGGGGGQQRGGRRVAKGSNLRIKVKLTLEEIAHGAEKKIKVNKLVGCKTCDGTGAKDKSSVSTCGTCGGSGQVRRVTNTILGQMQTASTCPTCNGSGQQITAKCGVCHGDGVVRGEETITINIPAGVSEGMQLSMSGKGNAAPNGGIPGDLIILIEETPHETLKREGNNIVYDLHLSFVDAALGMSIEVPTIDGKAKIKIDPGTQSGKLLRLKGKGLPEVNSYHRGDEIIHINIWTPKALSSDERNALEKLRESPNFKPQPGKNDKSFFERMKEYFE; from the coding sequence ATGAGTAAAAGAGATTATTACGACGTACTAGGCGTTAGCAAAAGTTCTTCGGCAGATGAAATAAAGAAAGCCTATCGCAAGATGGCGATCAAATATCACCCTGATAAAAACCCAGGTGATAAAACTGCGGAAGATAAATTTAAGGAAGCGGCAGAGGCTTATGAGGTTTTAAGTAGCCCGGAGAAAAAGCAACGATATGATCAGTTTGGTCATGCAGGAGTTGGCAGCAGTGCATCCGGAGGTTATGGTGGCGGAAGCATGAACATGGACGATATCTTCAGTAATTTTGGAGATATTTTTGGCGGTCATAACCCTTTCGAAAGCTTCTTTGGCGGTGGTGGCGGCGGTCAGCAGCGTGGTGGCCGCAGGGTGGCCAAGGGTTCTAACCTGCGGATCAAAGTAAAGTTAACGCTCGAAGAGATTGCACATGGAGCAGAGAAAAAAATTAAGGTTAATAAACTGGTTGGCTGTAAAACCTGCGATGGTACGGGAGCAAAAGATAAATCATCAGTAAGTACTTGCGGTACCTGCGGCGGTAGCGGACAGGTGCGAAGGGTTACCAATACCATTCTGGGCCAAATGCAAACGGCTTCAACCTGCCCTACCTGTAACGGCAGTGGGCAACAAATTACGGCGAAATGTGGTGTTTGCCACGGCGACGGCGTAGTGCGTGGCGAAGAAACCATTACAATTAACATTCCGGCCGGTGTTAGCGAAGGCATGCAGTTAAGCATGAGCGGAAAAGGTAATGCCGCACCAAACGGTGGCATACCAGGCGATTTGATTATATTGATCGAAGAAACCCCGCACGAAACATTGAAACGCGAAGGAAACAATATCGTTTACGATTTGCACCTCAGTTTTGTTGATGCAGCCCTCGGAATGAGTATTGAGGTACCGACGATAGATGGAAAAGCGAAAATCAAGATCGACCCGGGAACGCAAAGTGGCAAATTGCTGCGCTTAAAAGGAAAGGGATTACCTGAGGTGAACTCGTACCACAGGGGCGATGAGATTATTCATATCAATATCTGGACACCAAAGGCCTTGAGCAGCGATGAACGTAACGCCCTCGAAAAGCTACGCGAATCGCCTAACTTTAAGCCGCAACCAGGCAAAAACGACAAGAGCTTCTTCGAACGAATGAAAGAATACTTCGAGTAG
- a CDS encoding nucleotide exchange factor GrpE has product MFNKKKNNDKDENIMNTENTSENAAENVENADAPANETEQAAELSPEEKLQAEVQQLNDKYLRLYAEFDNFKRRTQKERVELLQTAGKDVIVSLLPVLDDFDRALKAMETASDVAPVKEGILLVSSKLKNTLAQKGLKDVESINQPFDTDFHEAITNIPAPTDELKGKVIDEVEKGYTLNDNVIRFAKVVVGA; this is encoded by the coding sequence ATGTTTAATAAGAAGAAAAATAACGATAAAGACGAAAATATAATGAATACTGAAAATACATCAGAAAATGCTGCAGAAAATGTAGAAAATGCTGATGCTCCTGCGAATGAGACAGAACAGGCTGCAGAATTGTCTCCTGAAGAAAAACTACAGGCAGAAGTTCAACAGCTTAATGATAAATATTTACGGTTATATGCTGAGTTTGACAACTTTAAGCGTCGTACACAGAAAGAACGTGTTGAGCTGTTACAAACTGCTGGTAAAGACGTCATTGTATCCTTATTGCCGGTTTTAGATGATTTTGATCGTGCGTTAAAGGCCATGGAAACAGCTTCTGATGTTGCTCCGGTTAAAGAAGGTATTCTTTTGGTGAGCAGTAAGTTGAAAAACACGTTGGCGCAAAAAGGCTTAAAAGATGTAGAAAGTATTAATCAACCTTTCGATACCGATTTCCACGAGGCCATTACCAATATTCCGGCACCTACCGACGAGCTTAAAGGCAAAGTGATAGACGAGGTTGAGAAAGGCTATACCTTAAACGATAATGTAATTCGCTTTGCGAAGGTAGTAGTTGGAGCATAG
- a CDS encoding cell division ATP-binding protein FtsE has product MAGNAVIHLSNVDVFQQKHLVLSNVNLHIEKDEFLFLIGQTGSGKSSLLKILYGDLHIGNGEGNIAGFDLKNLKESQVPFLRRKLGVVFQDFQLLTDRTIEKNLEFVLKATGWKDAKLIDERIKDVLDKVGLRSKIKKMPHEISGGEQQRIVIARALLNDPEIILADEPTGNLDPETAEGIVSLLKQISQNGTAVLMATHDYQILRTLPSRIIKCENGLVLEGGQIV; this is encoded by the coding sequence ATGGCAGGAAACGCAGTAATTCATTTAAGCAATGTTGATGTTTTTCAACAAAAACACTTAGTGCTCTCCAACGTAAATTTGCACATCGAAAAAGATGAGTTTTTATTTTTGATCGGTCAAACCGGCTCCGGAAAAAGCAGCTTGCTTAAAATATTATATGGCGATTTGCATATTGGCAATGGCGAAGGAAATATCGCGGGTTTCGACTTAAAAAATCTTAAAGAAAGTCAGGTTCCTTTTTTACGCCGCAAGTTGGGCGTAGTATTTCAGGATTTTCAGTTGTTGACGGACAGAACGATCGAAAAAAACCTCGAATTTGTTTTGAAGGCAACGGGTTGGAAAGATGCAAAACTGATTGATGAGCGCATTAAAGATGTTTTGGACAAAGTAGGTCTTCGCTCAAAGATCAAAAAAATGCCGCATGAAATATCGGGTGGCGAACAACAAAGGATTGTAATTGCAAGGGCTTTACTTAACGACCCCGAGATTATTTTGGCGGATGAACCAACAGGAAACCTGGATCCGGAAACGGCCGAGGGAATTGTATCGCTGTTAAAACAAATTAGTCAAAACGGTACTGCGGTACTGATGGCCACTCACGATTACCAGATCCTCCGCACCCTACCTTCGAGGATTATCAAATGTGAAAACGGACTGGTTTTAGAGGGTGGGCAAATTGTTTAA
- a CDS encoding fructose-6-phosphate aldolase: protein MYIIKVKGIAKIPDYVQLRDDKFTLLAYFRVDRPDKSLEKLGLGDQQDYIMEMVKDLPFGQIAKLEI, encoded by the coding sequence ATGTATATCATCAAAGTTAAGGGCATAGCCAAAATTCCGGATTACGTACAGCTTAGAGATGACAAGTTTACGCTATTGGCTTATTTTAGGGTCGATAGGCCGGATAAATCTTTGGAGAAGCTTGGCCTTGGCGATCAGCAGGATTACATTATGGAAATGGTTAAGGACTTGCCTTTTGGGCAAATAGCTAAATTAGAAATATAA